A window of Rhododendron vialii isolate Sample 1 chromosome 13a, ASM3025357v1 contains these coding sequences:
- the LOC131315195 gene encoding uncharacterized protein LOC131315195 — translation MGKKPVKYCVVDAFTDSAFKGNPAAVCLLEDERDDQWLQSVAAEFNISETCYLIRTTDPDSETRDSSYSTTNPRFRLRWFTPVAEVNLCGHATLAASHFLFTSGLVNANKIEFLTRSGVLTAKRVPETKQTDSLNLENGEAGDCFMIELDFPVIPLTEFDSAELPSISKVLNGASVIDLKKTTTDGDLFVVLPSGKIVADLQPQSDEIQKCPGRGVIVTGLAPSGSGFDFFSRFFVPKMGIKEDPVCGSAHCAIAAYWSKKLGKCDFVAYQASPRGGIINLHVDEKCQRVQLRGEAITVMEGSILV, via the exons ATGGGAAAGAAGCCCGTCAAGTACTGTGTG GTGGATGCGTTCACGGACTCGGCGTTCAAGGGAAACCCGGCGGCGGTTTGTTTGTTGGAGGATGAGAGAGACGACCAGTGGTTGCAATCGGTTGCTGCTGAGTTCAACATCTCCGAAACCTGTTACTTGATTCGGACCACTGACCCTGACTCGGAGACTCGTGACTCGTCCTACTCAACCACAAACCCTAGGTTCCGCCTCCGGTGGTTCACTCCTGTTGCCGAG GTAAACCTATGTGGTCATGCAACCCTAGCAGCTTCACACTTTCTATTCACATCTGGTTTGGTGAATGCCAACAAGATTGAGTTTCTTACACGATCGGGAGTTTTGACTGCTAAAAGAGTCCcagaaaccaaacaaacagATTCCTTAAACTTAGAAAATGGTGAAGCAGGAGATTGCTTTATGATCGAGTTGGACTTTCCAGTGATTCCTCTTACTGAATTTGACTCTGCTGAGCTTCCATCAATTTCTAAAGTGTTGAATGGTGCTTCCGTGATTGACTTGAAGAAGACAACTACAGATGGAGACCTCTTT GTTGTGCTCCCGTCCGGAAAGATTGTTGCAGATCTACAACCCCAATCTGATGAAATACAAAAATGTCCTGGAAGGGGAGTAATTGTTACAGGGCTTGCTCCCTCTGGCTCTGGCTTTGACTTTTTTAGTCGCTTCTTCGTTCCAAAGATGGGTATCAAGGAG GATCCTGTTTGTGGGAGTGCACATTGTGCCATTGCAGCCTACTGGTCGAAAAAGCTGGGGAAATGTGATTTTGTTGCATatcag GCATCCCCTCGAGGTGGCATAATAAATCTCCATGTTGACGAGAAGTGTCAGAGAGTACAACTAAGGGGTGAAGCCATCACTGTAATGGAAGGTTCTATTTTGGTTTAA
- the LOC131315196 gene encoding uncharacterized protein LOC131315196 isoform X2, with amino-acid sequence MELVPRLHAEEIRGLFAPPPWGEEVPLSAFCMTSKGEWDKFRHIDMDKESTIIEALKSSSSKRKGRVDADKTAVLNAWHRVDCRTREALRRSFPSDVVTGYEECIRAFIEESGDGDVLMLRVQDPFHRLLLHGVSEFYDLVSVTEMQLEGTESLKTTRVKKKKASSVELPNITLCQFLKMAKEGIW; translated from the exons ATGGAACTTGTTCCTCGTCTACACGCAGAAGAGATTAGAGGCTTGTTTGCGCCACCACCTTGGG GTGAGGAAGTTCCGCTGTCAGCATTTTGCATGACAAGTAAGGGCGAGTGGGACAAATTTAGGCATATTGACATGGACAAAGAG TCAACCATCATTGAAGCCCTCAAGAGCTCTTCATCAAAAAGGAAAGGCCGCGTGGATGCTGACAAGACGGCTGTACTGAATGCATGGCATCGAGTAGATTGCCGAACTAGAGAGGCACTTCGCCGTAGCTTTCCTTCAGATGTTGTCACTGGATACGAG GAATGCATACGGGCCTTTATCGAGGAGAGTGGAGATGGAGATGTGCTTATGCTGCGTGTTCAAGATCCTTTTCACAGGCTGTTGCTGCATGGCGTCTCTGAG TTCTACGACTTGGTCTCAGTGACGGAGATGCAGTTGGAGGGTACAGAGTCCTTGAAAACCACAAgggtcaagaagaagaaagcaagtTCTGTTGAGCTCCCAAACATTACCCTTTGCCAGTTCCTGAAAATGGCAAAGGAAGGGATATGGTAA
- the LOC131315196 gene encoding uncharacterized protein LOC131315196 isoform X1: MATPEVLQREQELHPSFPLFDHPKRENAKSRGLAIEKKIEFLESLAGNVSNRRSRRWVNDRLLMELVPRLHAEEIRGLFAPPPWGEEVPLSAFCMTSKGEWDKFRHIDMDKESTIIEALKSSSSKRKGRVDADKTAVLNAWHRVDCRTREALRRSFPSDVVTGYEECIRAFIEESGDGDVLMLRVQDPFHRLLLHGVSEFYDLVSVTEMQLEGTESLKTTRVKKKKASSVELPNITLCQFLKMAKEGIW, translated from the exons ATGGCGACCCCTGAGGTTTTGCAGAGAGAACAAGAACTGCACCCGTCGTTTCCCCTCTTTGACCATCCGAAAA GAGAGAATGCAAAATCCCGAGGCCTGGCGATCGAGAAGAAGATAGAGTTCCTCGAGAGCTTGGCCGGAAAC GTTAGCAACCGAAGATCGCGACGTTGGGTGAATGACAGGTTGTTGATGGAACTTGTTCCTCGTCTACACGCAGAAGAGATTAGAGGCTTGTTTGCGCCACCACCTTGGG GTGAGGAAGTTCCGCTGTCAGCATTTTGCATGACAAGTAAGGGCGAGTGGGACAAATTTAGGCATATTGACATGGACAAAGAG TCAACCATCATTGAAGCCCTCAAGAGCTCTTCATCAAAAAGGAAAGGCCGCGTGGATGCTGACAAGACGGCTGTACTGAATGCATGGCATCGAGTAGATTGCCGAACTAGAGAGGCACTTCGCCGTAGCTTTCCTTCAGATGTTGTCACTGGATACGAG GAATGCATACGGGCCTTTATCGAGGAGAGTGGAGATGGAGATGTGCTTATGCTGCGTGTTCAAGATCCTTTTCACAGGCTGTTGCTGCATGGCGTCTCTGAG TTCTACGACTTGGTCTCAGTGACGGAGATGCAGTTGGAGGGTACAGAGTCCTTGAAAACCACAAgggtcaagaagaagaaagcaagtTCTGTTGAGCTCCCAAACATTACCCTTTGCCAGTTCCTGAAAATGGCAAAGGAAGGGATATGGTAA